In a genomic window of Halomonas denitrificans:
- a CDS encoding segregation/condensation protein A, with amino-acid sequence MSDTVRTAEEHAQQERAQQQQIPLATVRGEPLLKLPDDLYIPPDALEVFLDAFEGPLDLLLYLIRRQNIDILDIPIAEITRQYTGYIEMMQDMRLELAAEYLVMAAILAEIKSRMLLPRPKVEEEDEGDPRAELIRRLQEYERFKQAAEDLDELPRLERDIVVASAEVVDDKPVRVPPEVDLKELLLALRDVMARAELFAQHSIQSEPLSVRERMSRIVQSLKAKEFVRFEEMFDLDEGRLGAVVTFLALLELLREHLVDLVQQELFGQIYLRAPGHEETA; translated from the coding sequence ATGAGCGACACCGTCCGGACCGCCGAAGAACACGCGCAGCAGGAGCGGGCCCAGCAGCAGCAGATTCCACTGGCCACGGTCCGTGGCGAACCGCTGCTGAAACTGCCCGACGACCTGTACATACCGCCCGACGCGCTGGAAGTGTTCCTCGACGCCTTCGAGGGTCCGCTGGACCTGCTGCTGTACCTGATCCGGCGCCAGAACATCGACATCCTCGACATCCCGATCGCGGAGATCACCCGCCAGTACACCGGCTACATCGAAATGATGCAGGACATGCGGCTGGAGCTGGCCGCCGAGTACCTGGTGATGGCCGCGATCCTGGCCGAGATCAAGTCGCGCATGCTGCTGCCCCGGCCGAAGGTCGAAGAGGAGGACGAAGGCGATCCGCGCGCCGAGCTGATCCGCCGGCTGCAGGAGTACGAGCGCTTCAAGCAGGCCGCCGAGGACCTCGACGAGCTGCCGCGCCTCGAGCGCGACATCGTCGTGGCCAGCGCCGAAGTCGTCGACGACAAGCCGGTGCGCGTGCCGCCGGAGGTCGACCTGAAGGAACTGCTGCTGGCCCTGCGCGACGTGATGGCCCGGGCCGAGCTGTTCGCCCAGCACAGCATCCAGTCCGAGCCGCTGAGCGTGCGCGAGCGGATGAGCCGCATCGTCCAGTCGCTGAAGGCGAAGGAGTTCGTCCGCTTCGAGGAGATGTTCGACCTCGACGAGGGCCGTCTCGGCGCTGTCGTGACCTTCCTCGCCCTGCTCGAACTGCTGCGCGAGCACCTCGTCGACCTGGTCCAGCAGGAGCTGTTCGGCCAGATCTACCTGCGGGCGCCGGGCCACGAGGAAACCGCCTGA
- a CDS encoding YciI family protein, producing MILGIESDDGLAGRKAARADHLARLDALRDDGRLVLAGPLPAIDAEDPGPAGFSGSLVVAEFESLDAARDWAAADPYIAAGAWTGAEVRPFRQVLP from the coding sequence ATGATTCTCGGCATCGAGTCCGACGACGGCCTGGCCGGCCGCAAGGCGGCGCGGGCCGATCATCTCGCGCGCCTCGACGCCCTGCGCGACGATGGTCGGCTGGTACTGGCCGGACCGCTGCCGGCGATCGACGCGGAGGATCCCGGCCCGGCCGGATTCAGCGGATCGCTGGTGGTCGCCGAATTCGAATCGCTGGACGCCGCACGCGACTGGGCCGCGGCCGACCCCTACATCGCCGCGGGCGCGTGGACCGGAGCCGAAGTGCGACCGTTCCGGCAGGTGCTGCCGTGA